The window ACCGTATTCTCCTGCCGCGGGAACAGGTTTGAGTTCGCACGAGTTGAACCAGCCAGGTACGTATCAGGATGTTACGGATACTACGGTTACGGCTCAATTTAAGGTAAGTGAACCATCAAAATTGCCGTTTGAAACCAGTGGCGATGTATTCTTTCTGGCATGGACGACCACGCCTTGGACATTGCCATCGAATACTGCATTGACTGTAGGTCCTAAGATCGATTATGTTTTGGTCGAGACTTTCAATCAGTACACCGGCGAGCCCATGCAAGTGATCATTGCAGAAAAACTGGTCACGAGTCAGTTTGGAAAAAAATATCAGGATATTGAGGACAATGACGCTTTCGCGAAAGCGAAACAAGCCTACCGACTTTCTGACAAAAAAATACCATATCGCATCCTAAACAGCTGCAAGGGAAGTGAGCTAATTAACATTAAATACGAGCAGTTGCTGGATTATGCAACGCCCTATGAAAATGCGCAGGACGCATTTAGAGTGATCGCGGGAGATTTTGTGACCACAGAAGATGGTACGGGAATCGTGCATACGGCACCAACTTTTGGAGCAGATGATGCGCTGGTTTCCAGACAGGCAAATCCACCAATACCGCCAATGTTGGTATTGGATGAAAACCAAAATCCGGTTCCGTTGGTGAACCTTCAAGGAAAATTCCGTGAGGAGTTGCCTGAGATTGGTGGCAAGTATGTGAAAAACGAATATTTCGCAGAAGGTGAAGCGCCAGAGCGATCTGTGGACGTGGACATTGCCATTAAATTAAAAGAAGATAATCGCGCCTTCAAGGTCGAGAAATACGTGCACAGTTATCCGCATTGTTGGAGAACGGACAAACCTGTATTATACTATCCGCTAGACAGTTGGTTCATTAAAGTGACCGAGTTTAAGGATCGCATGCACGAGCTGAATAAGTCCATCAACTGGAAACCTAAATCTACTGGAGAAGGACGTTTTGGCAACTGGCTGGCAAATGCCAATGACTGGAATTTATCTCGATCCAGATTCTGGGGAATCCCATTGCCTATATGGAGAAATGAAACTGGAACAGAGGCAAAAATCATAGGTTCCATTGAAGAGCTGATGAACGAGATCGAGAAGTCCATCGAGGCTGGTTTCATGAAAGAAAATCCTTTTGCCGGATTTAAATCTGGCGATATGAGCGAGGCCAATTATGATCTGGTAGACCTCCATAAAAATGTAGTGGACCAAATTTTCCTAGTAGGAAAAAATGGTGAAAAGCTAACGCGCGAGGCAGACCTTATCGACGTTTGGTTTGATTCTGGCTCCATGCCGTACTCGCAATGGCATTATCCATTTGAGAACAAAGAAAAAGTAGAAAACGAACTGCGCAAAGCAGATTTCATTGCCGAAGGTGTGGATCAAACACGTGGTTGGTTCTACACACTGCACGCTATTGCAACGATGATAAGCGATGATGTGGCATATAAAAATGTTGTTTCCAACGGCCTTGTCCTTGATAAAAATGGGCAGAAAATGTCCAAGCGTCTAGGAAATGCGGCGGATCCTTTTGAGACGCTAGGCAAATTTGGTGCTGACGCGACGCGCTGGTACATGGTAAGCAATGCCAATCCTTGGGATAATCTTAAGTTTGATCTGGATGGTATTACTGAGGTTCAGCGCAAGTTTTTTGGCACGCTTTATAATACCTACAGTTTCTTTGCTTTGTACGCTAATGTTGACGGATTTAGCTTTCGCGAAAGCGAAATTCCTTTAAACGAACGACCAGAAATCGATCGCTGGGTACTTTCTGAATTAAATACATTGATCAAAGACACAACGGCATTCTACGAAGATTACGAACCAACTAAGGCTGCGAGAGCCATCACAACTTTTGTGACGGAAAACCTGAGCAACTGGTATGTGCGTTTGTGTAGAAGACGTTTCTGGAAAGGCGATTACCAGCAGGATAAGATTGCGGCTTATCAAACATTATATACGTGTTTGAAGACAGTGGCACAACTGGGCGCGCCTATTGCTCCGTTTTTTATGGATCAGTTGTATCGTGATCTAACCAGTGTTTGTGAAGAAAAAGCAAGTGAGAGCGTTCACTTATCCAGTTTCCCAACTTGTGACGAGTCTGTTATTAATCCAGAATTGGAAGAAAAGATGCACAAGGCGCAGACGATTTCTAGTTTGACGCTTTCCTTACGCAAAAAAGAGTCGATCAAGGTGCGCCAGCCGTTGCAGCGTATTATGATTCCTGTTCTAGGGAAAGCCGATAAAGAGCAGATTGAAGCCATTGCAGATCTTGTAAAAAGCGAGGTGAACGTGAAAGAAATCGAACTCATTGACGACGCTAGCGGAATCCTAGTTAAGGAGATCAAGCCTAATTTCAAGGCTTTGGGGCCACGTTTTGGGAAAGACATGAAATTGGTCGCTGGAATCATAA of the Nonlabens marinus S1-08 genome contains:
- the ileS gene encoding isoleucine--tRNA ligase codes for the protein MSTKFKEYKGLNLPEVDERIKAFWKENDIFNKSMTTREGNEPFIFFEGPPSANGLPGIHHVMGRTIKDLFCRFKTQQGYQVNRKAGWDTHGLPVELGVEKALGITKEDIGTKISVEEYNEECKKAVLKYTDIWSKLTDDMGYWVDMEDPYITYKSKYMESVWWLLKEIYSKDLIYKGYTIQPYSPAAGTGLSSHELNQPGTYQDVTDTTVTAQFKVSEPSKLPFETSGDVFFLAWTTTPWTLPSNTALTVGPKIDYVLVETFNQYTGEPMQVIIAEKLVTSQFGKKYQDIEDNDAFAKAKQAYRLSDKKIPYRILNSCKGSELINIKYEQLLDYATPYENAQDAFRVIAGDFVTTEDGTGIVHTAPTFGADDALVSRQANPPIPPMLVLDENQNPVPLVNLQGKFREELPEIGGKYVKNEYFAEGEAPERSVDVDIAIKLKEDNRAFKVEKYVHSYPHCWRTDKPVLYYPLDSWFIKVTEFKDRMHELNKSINWKPKSTGEGRFGNWLANANDWNLSRSRFWGIPLPIWRNETGTEAKIIGSIEELMNEIEKSIEAGFMKENPFAGFKSGDMSEANYDLVDLHKNVVDQIFLVGKNGEKLTREADLIDVWFDSGSMPYSQWHYPFENKEKVENELRKADFIAEGVDQTRGWFYTLHAIATMISDDVAYKNVVSNGLVLDKNGQKMSKRLGNAADPFETLGKFGADATRWYMVSNANPWDNLKFDLDGITEVQRKFFGTLYNTYSFFALYANVDGFSFRESEIPLNERPEIDRWVLSELNTLIKDTTAFYEDYEPTKAARAITTFVTENLSNWYVRLCRRRFWKGDYQQDKIAAYQTLYTCLKTVAQLGAPIAPFFMDQLYRDLTSVCEEKASESVHLSSFPTCDESVINPELEEKMHKAQTISSLTLSLRKKESIKVRQPLQRIMIPVLGKADKEQIEAIADLVKSEVNVKEIELIDDASGILVKEIKPNFKALGPRFGKDMKLVAGIINSFQQEDIALLEKTGEKSVDVDGKEITLGLDDVEITSKDIEGWLVANQSGITVALDVTITPELKKEGISRELVNRIQNIRKDSGLEVTDRITIEIQSQEEIDAAVYSNDQYIKDETLANSIEIINQLDNGTEIDFDELSTVIRIKKI